GCGCCAACGGGGCGTCCAAGATCGTTATCATGGACATCCGGGGCGTGATCATGGGCATCATCGTCGATTCGGTCTCGGATGTTCTCCGGATACTCCGGGACGTGGTCGAGCCGCCGCCGCCGGTCTCGTCAAGCGTGAGCAGGGAGTTCATCGCGGGTATCGCAAAGCTGGACGAAGGGCTGGTGATCCTGCTCGATATGGACCGGTTGCTCGATGAGGCGGAGCACACCGCCGTGTTCGGCGGGAACAAGGTGGCGTAGTCGGCAGAAGGAGCTCATAAGGCATGAAAACCTACTCATCGCGGATAACCGGCTGCTTTGGAGACATGAGAAATGAGTGTCTCTCCGCCACGTAGTTCCACCGCAGGTAGAGGAAGCGGGTAACATCATGATAAAAGACATAATCTATAACCTGCCGCTCAAGAAGAAACTGTACCTGGTCTTCGGCATCTCGATCGTGGCAATCCTGTTCGGCGTTACGGTCGGGCTGGTGTCCTTTTCCCGGGTGCAGGTCGGGGGAAAGGCCTACGGAGAGATCGAGCTGAACATGCTGATCGCCGACAACATCGCCAAGCTGCGGACGAATCTCTCCTTCGTCCGGGCGGCACTGCTGAACCTGATCATCGAGGACGGCAATGACCGGCGGCAGTCGCTGCGCGAGGAGATCAACGAACTTTCCTCCCGCATCGAGGAGCTATTCGACGTGATAGAAGGCCGGGTGGCGACCGCCGGCCAGCCCGAAGCCGCGGCGAACATCAAGACGGCGCGCGAGGCGTGGACCGCGTTCAGGGCCACCCGTGACCAGGACCTGATCCCCGCGGTCATGGCCGGAAGGATCAAGGAGGCCATGGCGCTGGCGCTGGGCATCCAGGCCGAGCGCTACACGATATTTGCCACCGAGACCAAGAAGGCCGTCGACCATGTCCGGGCCGATGTGCCGGGCATGGTCGCGAAGATCAAGCGGGAATCGAACCTCGTCCAGGGGGCGTACATCGTCGGGAGCATTCTCTTTATCCTCTTTTTCTGCGCTCTGGCCCTGTTCTTCTCGAGAACCATTGTCGCTCCCGTCGTGCTCGTATCCGACCGGTCCCGTCACATGGCGCAGGGCGACTTCACGTCGAACGGCGCGCACCGCGGCCGCGGCAGTGACGAGATCGGCGTTATGATGGAGAGTTTTGCGACCATGGTGGCTAAGGTGGGGGACACCGTCGGCCGCCTCAAGCTGAGCATCACGGACCTTTCCGCCTCTTCCGAGAAGCTCTCGGCCACTGCCGAGAACCTGAGCCGCGGCGCGGCCCAGCAGGCAAGCCAGGCAAAAGAGGTGACGGCTGCCACGAACCAGATGTCCCAGACCGTGACCGACGTGGCGCAGAACGCCGCCCAGGCGGCCGATGCTGCAAAAAACTCCTCCCGGGCCGCGGCCGGCGGCAAGGAGATCGTTGAGCTGACGGCCGAACGGCTCGCATCGCTCACGGACACGGTCAGGGAGGCGTCGCAGACCATCGAGGCCCTCAGCAGGAGTTCCGGTCAGATCGGCGAGATCGTCAGCCTGATCCACACCATCGCGGACCAGACTAACCTGCTGGCGTTGAACGCGGCGATCGAGGCGGCGCGGGCCGGCGAACAGGGCAGGGGCTTTGCCGTTGTTGCCGACGAGGTGCGGAAGCTCGCCGACAGGACCACGAACGCCACCAAGGACATCGAACAAAAGATATGCACCATTCAGAGCGAGGCTGACCGCTCGCTGGTCATGATCAAGAAGGGCAACGATGAAGTCGAAAAGGGCCTGGAACTCGCCCGTTCGGCCAGCCAGTCGCTCGACACGATCGTGAAGGACTCGATGCAGGTGATGGACATGGTGCAGCGGATCGCGGCCGCGACGGAGGAGCAGTCCGCGACCGCGGAGGAGATCACCCGGAACATGACCACCATTTCCGGGGTCGTGGAACAATCCTCGGAGGCCACGCACGAGATCCAGCAGGCGGCCCACGCCCTGTCGCAGCTGTCAATCGAGACCCGGAGCATGATGGCCTGGTTCAAAACCGGCGCTGCGGACCGGGTGCACCCGGGATAGGCCTGGCGGCGATGGCGCGCTGCCGCCTGCCGGTCACACCGGTATTGAATCATTCGTATTTTTCTGCTACTATACTGCCTATTCCAGCACTCGTGACCGGGAGGAAACGGATGATGACCGCGATCGTGACCAGGCAGTGGCTGCTCCTTTTTTTCTCCTTCCTGCTCATGCCCGTCTCCTCCTTTGCCGCGGACACGATCACGGGGAGCGGGTGCTCGGTAAGCATGCCCGGCTATCTCTCGGACCTTGCCAAGGCCTACGAGCGTGAGACGGGCGTCAAGGTGCTGGTCCTCGGCGGCGGAAGCGTCCGCGGCCTGACCGAGCTCAAAGAGGGCAGGATGGACTTCGCCGCCTCGTGCCAGTCAAAGGCCCCCGACGATCCCAAGGACTTCGAGTACATCACTGCCTCCTGGGACGCCCTCGTGTTCATCGTCCACCTGTCCAACCCCGTCAACTCGATCACCCCGCAGCAGGTCCGTGACATTTATGAAGGCAGGATCGACAACTGGAAACAGCTGGGCGGTCCCGACCTGAGCCTCATCTCGGTCATCACGACGCCAAAGGGTTCCAGCGGCATCGGCGAGGCCCTCGAAAAATACGTGCTGAACGGGAAACGGCCCCTGCCCCAGAAAAATTCGACGATGCAGGCGTCCTCCGCGGCCATCTGGGAGCAGCTGGTGGAGACAATGCCCGAATGCTTCGCCAGCACCGGCTTCGGCAGCGCTCGCAAACGAAAGGTGAAGATGCTGAAGGTGAACGGCGTTGCGCCCACTCGGGAGAACATCGTTTCCGGAAAATATCCCTACAAAAGGCCCCTGTATATCGTGATCAGGAAGGACGCGCGGCCCGAGGTCCGAGCGTTCGTGGATTACGCGATGAGCCCGAAAGGCCAGAAACTCATATCATCCTTCGGCATGCCGTCGCTGGCTGACATGAAAAGATGACGATCTCCCTGAGGACCAAGGTAACCGCTGTTACCGCTGCGGTGGTTGTTGCCGCGAGCCTGATCAGCACCGCGCTCACCATCTCTGTTGAGAAAAGAAGCATGGAACGGCAGGTGGTCTCTCG
The nucleotide sequence above comes from Nitrospirota bacterium. Encoded proteins:
- a CDS encoding chemotaxis protein CheW → MQTTAVHAEMLQLVTFKLNKQKYAVDILKVQEINNMKEITTIPNAPPFLEGAINLRGKVIPVLNLGRKFGFAEAGANGASKIVIMDIRGVIMGIIVDSVSDVLRILRDVVEPPPPVSSSVSREFIAGIAKLDEGLVILLDMDRLLDEAEHTAVFGGNKVA
- a CDS encoding methyl-accepting chemotaxis protein, which produces MIKDIIYNLPLKKKLYLVFGISIVAILFGVTVGLVSFSRVQVGGKAYGEIELNMLIADNIAKLRTNLSFVRAALLNLIIEDGNDRRQSLREEINELSSRIEELFDVIEGRVATAGQPEAAANIKTAREAWTAFRATRDQDLIPAVMAGRIKEAMALALGIQAERYTIFATETKKAVDHVRADVPGMVAKIKRESNLVQGAYIVGSILFILFFCALALFFSRTIVAPVVLVSDRSRHMAQGDFTSNGAHRGRGSDEIGVMMESFATMVAKVGDTVGRLKLSITDLSASSEKLSATAENLSRGAAQQASQAKEVTAATNQMSQTVTDVAQNAAQAADAAKNSSRAAAGGKEIVELTAERLASLTDTVREASQTIEALSRSSGQIGEIVSLIHTIADQTNLLALNAAIEAARAGEQGRGFAVVADEVRKLADRTTNATKDIEQKICTIQSEADRSLVMIKKGNDEVEKGLELARSASQSLDTIVKDSMQVMDMVQRIAAATEEQSATAEEITRNMTTISGVVEQSSEATHEIQQAAHALSQLSIETRSMMAWFKTGAADRVHPG
- a CDS encoding phosphate ABC transporter substrate-binding protein, whose amino-acid sequence is MMTAIVTRQWLLLFFSFLLMPVSSFAADTITGSGCSVSMPGYLSDLAKAYERETGVKVLVLGGGSVRGLTELKEGRMDFAASCQSKAPDDPKDFEYITASWDALVFIVHLSNPVNSITPQQVRDIYEGRIDNWKQLGGPDLSLISVITTPKGSSGIGEALEKYVLNGKRPLPQKNSTMQASSAAIWEQLVETMPECFASTGFGSARKRKVKMLKVNGVAPTRENIVSGKYPYKRPLYIVIRKDARPEVRAFVDYAMSPKGQKLISSFGMPSLADMKR